From Bacteroidales bacterium:
ACAATTACATCGGGCCTTAACATATCGCCTTCTTCGTTTCTCAGGGTATATTGAGTTTCATATTCTTCCCCTTTAATCAATCCGGAACTCTCAAGGATTTTTTCCAAAACCAGTTCTCCCCAGTTGCCCTGTTGTTTCACGTCGCCTTTTATAGCTCTTGTCAAGTTATGTGCTTCCTGAACAATATGATTATTAAGTTCGTGAAGTTTTTTCAATTCAGCTTTCAGGTCTGTTTGGTCTTTGAGGCTTTTTTCATATGTTTCCGCCACCTGTTTTTCAAAACCAAGCAATTTATCTTTTAGTGGGGTTAAGACATCCTCAATTTTCTTTTTATTTGTTTCAGAAAATTCAACTGTATTTTGTTTAAGTATTTTTGTAGCGAGGTTCTCAAACTCGGTAAGAAACCTTTCTCGTATTTCACCAACTTCTTTTTTCTGAACATCAAGTTTCTCAATCAGAGAAGATTTTTCTTGTTTAAGAGTTGCGGTTTCGGCAATAAGATGATTGACACGTTCCCTTTCGGCAGCCAAATGCTGGCTAAGAGAATTTATGTTATTCTGAAAATCATTGTTTTTTTCTTCGGCTATTTTTTTAACTGTTTCAACCTCTGCTGTTTTTTCAATAAGTTGTTTTTCTGTTATAGCTAGCTTTTGGTTTAGTGATGTAACTCTTTTCTGATAAAAAAACCATACGATAAATGCACCGGAAACTAATGCAACAATCACAGACAATACTATTGGAAGCATAGAAACTTTTTTTTGTAAATTTAGTTAATTCTTTTTTAAAAAACACCGAATAAATTTCAGCCCTTTTTATTCAAGGTTATTATTGTAATTTCCGGTTTTACACCTATTCGTGCTGAAAAACCACTATAGCCCAGACCCGGATTTACATACAACACTTGTTCCCCATAAGTGTATGAACCATACCAATATTTAAAAATAAATCTGCTCGGACTGAATTTAAACATATCCGTTACACATGCCAACTGCATTGCATGAGTATGCCCCGACAGTGTGAGCGAAATATTTGTTCCCCCGGAAACTTCATCTTTCCAATGATTCGGGTCATGTGACATTAAAATAACAAAATCATTATTTTTTGTATAACTTAATGCTTTATTTAAATCCCCTGTACGTTTAAAAGGGTAGTTTCCTATATTATTTACACCCGCCAAGGCAATAGAATCTTTACCTTTTTTAATATAACATGCCGAATCTATCAATACGACAAAGCCCATTTTTTTTTCGGCTTCAACAAGTTTGTTTGTTATTTCAGCCTGATTATTAATCTCCCGAAGTTTAAAATAATCACCAATATCATGATTCCCAAGAATGCAAAATTTACCATAAGGAAATTTTAAATCAGAAAAAATGTTTACATAATTTTCTGTTTCCACATCCGAAACATTAATCATATCGCCGGTCATTAAAAGCATATCGGGCGATAAATCTTTTATAATTCTGGTTGCTTTGCTGATAAAACACGTATCCTTATAACTGCCAAGATGCAAATCCGAAATCTGGATAATTTTAAAGCCGTTAAATTCTTCTGGTAAGCCGGAATAATTTAGATTGATATTTTTTAGTTTAATATTTGTTTTACCATAAGTAAACCCATGAATACAAAAAGCTAAAGCCACGGTAAACACGAAAAGGCTTAAAATATATATCCACAAACTTCTTCTCAATTTAAATCCTGTTGCGTCTGTTTTTCTAAACAATAAAGTAATAAATCTGAATAAGTCGTAAATAATTATTGGAACCGCCATCGCTGATTTGGGTAAATATAGAAGAATAAAAATGTTTAACAACATGTAAAGCTGCCTGTATTTAATCGGATCGTCCCCTGGATAACCAATAATCAAAAACCACGATGCTTCAAAGGCAGCAAATATCAGCGTCATGATTATGAGAATAATTTTAAGGCGTTTTTGTTTAAGATTATCTTTTACAAAAAGCGCCTTAATTGCACGAAAAAAATATATATCCGAAACAATTACAACAATTGTTACGGTAATTATGCGTAT
This genomic window contains:
- the rmuC gene encoding DNA recombination protein RmuC, yielding MLPIVLSVIVALVSGAFIVWFFYQKRVTSLNQKLAITEKQLIEKTAEVETVKKIAEEKNNDFQNNINSLSQHLAAERERVNHLIAETATLKQEKSSLIEKLDVQKKEVGEIRERFLTEFENLATKILKQNTVEFSETNKKKIEDVLTPLKDKLLGFEKQVAETYEKSLKDQTDLKAELKKLHELNNHIVQEAHNLTRAIKGDVKQQGNWGELVLEKILESSGLIKGEEYETQYTLRNEEGDMLRPDVIVKLPDNKHIIIDSKVSLIAYEQLVNTDDVKEKEHYAGMHVDSIRTHIKKLSEKNYYHAKNMNSPEFVLMFLPIESSFSIAVQNDVELFNFAWERKVVIVSPSTLLATLRTIESIWKREKQTQNAIAIAKEGGNLYDKFAGLVEDLKKLGQQLDTVRNTYEQANKKLYEGKGSLIKKVENLKILGAKGSKKLPEVSDSENDNDD
- a CDS encoding metallophosphoesterase, with protein sequence MNFIIRIITVTIVVIVSDIYFFRAIKALFVKDNLKQKRLKIILIIMTLIFAAFEASWFLIIGYPGDDPIKYRQLYMLLNIFILLYLPKSAMAVPIIIYDLFRFITLLFRKTDATGFKLRRSLWIYILSLFVFTVALAFCIHGFTYGKTNIKLKNINLNYSGLPEEFNGFKIIQISDLHLGSYKDTCFISKATRIIKDLSPDMLLMTGDMINVSDVETENYVNIFSDLKFPYGKFCILGNHDIGDYFKLREINNQAEITNKLVEAEKKMGFVVLIDSACYIKKGKDSIALAGVNNIGNYPFKRTGDLNKALSYTKNNDFVILMSHDPNHWKDEVSGGTNISLTLSGHTHAMQLACVTDMFKFSPSRFIFKYWYGSYTYGEQVLYVNPGLGYSGFSARIGVKPEITIITLNKKG